The following are from one region of the Anaeropeptidivorans aminofermentans genome:
- the tnpA gene encoding IS200/IS605 family transposase, producing the protein MANQHNSLSHTKWMCKYHIVFTPKYRRKIIFNQYRESIGKILRELCGYKGVELIEGHLMPDHVHMLVSIPPKISISSFMGYLKGKSALMIFDRHANLKYKFGNRHFWSVGYYVSTVGLNEATIQKYIREQEQHDIALDKLSVKEYEDPFRG; encoded by the coding sequence ATGGCAAACCAACATAATAGTTTGTCCCACACAAAGTGGATGTGCAAATATCACATTGTGTTCACTCCAAAGTATAGACGTAAAATCATCTTCAATCAATATCGAGAGTCGATTGGGAAAATTCTTCGAGAGTTATGCGGCTACAAAGGCGTAGAACTGATCGAAGGTCACCTGATGCCAGATCATGTGCATATGTTAGTGAGCATTCCACCAAAGATCAGCATTTCAAGTTTTATGGGATATCTAAAAGGGAAAAGTGCCCTGATGATTTTCGATCGACATGCAAATTTGAAGTACAAGTTTGGGAATCGGCATTTTTGGTCAGTTGGCTATTATGTCAGTACGGTAGGACTGAACGAAGCTACCATCCAGAAATACATCAGAGAACAAGAGCAACATGACATTGCTCTAGATAAGCTGAGTGTCAAAGAATATGAAGACCCCTTTAGGGGTTAG
- a CDS encoding CGGC domain-containing protein, giving the protein MKRIAMLTCLNSTAVCSSGGCFRAFNNRDKTFEIYKNEDVELCAFFHCNGCDCDYENDETFNKKLDRIISMNLDAVHKGVCTFPKGKECEVIKKISERLEKSGVKIIQGTH; this is encoded by the coding sequence ATGAAAAGAATAGCGATGCTCACATGCTTAAATTCCACAGCTGTTTGCAGCAGCGGCGGCTGCTTTAGAGCTTTTAACAACAGAGATAAAACTTTTGAAATATATAAAAATGAAGATGTAGAGCTCTGTGCATTTTTCCACTGCAACGGATGCGATTGTGATTATGAAAACGATGAAACTTTTAATAAAAAGCTAGACAGAATCATCAGCATGAATCTTGACGCTGTTCATAAAGGGGTTTGTACCTTTCCCAAGGGCAAGGAATGCGAGGTCATAAAGAAAATAAGTGAACGCCTTGAAAAATCCGGAGTAAAAATCATACAAGGCACCCATTAG
- the tnpA gene encoding IS200/IS605 family transposase encodes MDKNSLSHTTWECKYHLVFAPKYRRQIIYGRLKADIGKILRELCERKGIEIIEAECCSDHIHMLVRIPPKYSVSEIMGYLKGKSSLIIFDRHANLKYKYGNRHFWCRGYYVDTVGKNAKKIEEYIRNQIQEDKVADQISLLEYIDPFTGEPVKGNHDHP; translated from the coding sequence ATGGACAAAAATAGTTTATCACATACAACCTGGGAATGTAAATATCATCTGGTATTTGCTCCAAAGTATCGAAGACAAATAATTTATGGAAGATTAAAGGCGGATATAGGAAAGATACTTAGAGAATTATGTGAAAGAAAAGGTATAGAAATAATAGAAGCAGAATGTTGTAGTGACCATATACACATGTTAGTCAGAATACCACCTAAATATAGTGTATCAGAGATAATGGGATATTTGAAAGGAAAGAGTTCTTTAATAATATTCGATAGACATGCAAATTTAAAATATAAATATGGGAATAGACATTTCTGGTGTAGAGGATATTATGTTGATACAGTAGGTAAAAATGCGAAAAAAATAGAAGAATACATTAGAAATCAAATACAAGAAGATAAAGTAGCAGATCAAATTTCATTGTTAGAATATATTGACCCGTTTACGGGGGAGCCAGTGAAAGGAAATCATGACCACCCTTAA
- a CDS encoding ABC transporter ATP-binding protein, with translation MKIKCVETSAILGGKEIVKSVTIDIKEKKFIGIIGPNGSGKSTFLKCIYRILKPSGGIIYLNDTELNKFTVKESARKMAVVSQHNYYNFDFSVQDVVLMGRAPHKKQMERDAAEDYKIVYEALKKVEMEDFASRSFSTLSGGEQQRIILARALAQQTECLILDEPTNHLDIKYQLQILNIVKKLDITVVAALHDLNIAAMYCDELYVIKNGSIMAHGAPKKILTTSLLKEIYEVDTKIIEDNETGVIHILFSPSMA, from the coding sequence ATGAAAATTAAATGCGTTGAAACTTCTGCAATCCTCGGGGGAAAAGAAATTGTAAAATCTGTTACGATAGATATTAAAGAAAAGAAATTCATCGGCATCATCGGCCCTAACGGCAGCGGAAAATCCACCTTTCTTAAATGTATTTACAGGATTTTAAAACCTTCCGGGGGTATTATTTATCTTAACGATACGGAACTAAATAAATTTACCGTTAAGGAATCCGCAAGAAAAATGGCTGTAGTTTCTCAGCACAATTATTATAATTTTGACTTTTCTGTGCAAGACGTTGTGCTGATGGGCAGAGCGCCCCATAAAAAACAAATGGAACGGGATGCTGCCGAGGATTATAAAATCGTATACGAAGCCTTGAAAAAAGTTGAAATGGAAGACTTTGCTTCAAGATCCTTTTCTACTTTATCAGGCGGGGAGCAGCAGCGGATTATTTTAGCCCGTGCCCTTGCCCAGCAGACGGAATGCTTGATCCTCGATGAACCGACAAACCATTTGGATATTAAATATCAGCTTCAAATACTGAATATTGTAAAAAAATTAGATATTACTGTTGTTGCCGCTTTACACGACTTAAATATAGCGGCAATGTACTGCGATGAATTATACGTAATTAAAAACGGCTCCATTATGGCTCATGGAGCACCAAAAAAAATACTTACCACCAGCCTGTTAAAAGAAATTTACGAAGTGGATACGAAAATTATCGAAGATAACGAAACAGGCGTTATTCATATTTTATTTAGCCCATCTATGGCTTAA
- a CDS encoding Hsp20/alpha crystallin family protein: MAGLIPFNKRRNALSAGFDDFYNALDDFFSDNWFSNRSLMRDTFKIDVKETEQDYIIEAEVPGARKEQIDLSLNEGYLTISIKKEEINNEENQNYIHRERRLSSMSRSIRLADAKPDGVKAKLENGLLMIKVEKEAKPNNAYKIDIE; the protein is encoded by the coding sequence ATGGCAGGACTTATTCCATTCAACAAAAGAAGAAATGCGCTTAGCGCAGGCTTTGATGATTTCTATAATGCCCTTGACGACTTTTTTAGTGATAATTGGTTTTCAAACAGAAGTCTTATGAGGGATACTTTTAAAATTGATGTCAAGGAAACAGAGCAGGATTACATTATAGAAGCAGAAGTGCCGGGTGCAAGAAAAGAACAAATTGATTTAAGTCTTAACGAAGGATATTTGACGATATCTATTAAGAAAGAGGAAATCAACAACGAGGAAAACCAAAACTATATTCATAGAGAAAGACGTTTAAGCTCTATGAGCAGAAGCATCCGCTTAGCGGATGCAAAGCCAGACGGTGTTAAAGCTAAACTGGAAAACGGCTTATTGATGATTAAGGTTGAAAAAGAAGCAAAACCTAATAACGCTTATAAGATTGACATAGAATAA